In Cryptomeria japonica chromosome 10, Sugi_1.0, whole genome shotgun sequence, a genomic segment contains:
- the LOC131039321 gene encoding histone H2B.3, with the protein MAPKAEKKPAALKKTVAEKSPAAEKAASKAKKKLLLHDGDKKGKKQHRKKISETYKIYIFKVLKQVHPDIGISSKAMGIMNSFINDIFEKLASEASRLAGYTKKPTITSREIQTSVRLTLPGELGKHAISEGTKAVTKFTSA; encoded by the coding sequence ATGGCTCCCAAAGCAGAGAAGAAACCCGCCGCCTTGAAAAAGACTGTGGCAGAGAAATCCCCGGCGGCAGAAAAAGCTGCGTCCAAGGCAAAGAAGAAGCTTCTCCTGCACGATGGCGATAAGAAGGGAAAGAAGCAGCACAGGAAGAAGATCAGCGAGACATACAAGATCTACATTTTTAAGGTGTTGAAGCAGGTTCATCCTGATATCGGCATCTCCAGTAAAGCTATGGGCATAATGAACAGCTTTATCAACGATATTTTTGAGAAATTGGCCAGCGAAGCTTCGAGACTCGCCGGGTACACTAAAAAACCTACAATTACCTCAAGGGAGATTCAGACGTCTGTCAGGCTTACTCTTCCGGGAGAGCTTGGAAAGCATGCCATCTCAGAGGGCACCAAGGCCGTCACAAAATTCACAAGCGCCTAA